GTGCCGAACGTGCCGTTGTCGATAACGGCTTCGGCGTAGTGGGTCTCGTTCTCCACCAGTGGTTCTCCGTTGCTTGTCGTTGTCGTCTTTCGTCCCGCGCCCGTGTGGCGGGGGACAGGCGGAGAAGCGCTCCGTGGTGCGGGCCGGTCTTCGATCGAAGCTCCCGGGGCGGCGGCGTGGGCCGCAGGGCGGCGTTCGCCGCGCCGTTCCGGGGGCCACTACCGAGGACCGGCGGCGGCGGAGGGGCGCTTCCCCTCGTCAGTGGGTGGTGCCTTCTGTCGTGCGGGGTGGTGCTGGTCGTGCTCGTGGTGCTGGTGTCGCGGTACTGCTTCTCAGCGGTGTCCGGGAGCTGTGCTCCTGCGAACAGGTTACTGAGCTTCGTCGGCATACGGCGAAGGGAGCGGTTCCCGGTGTGTGGGAACCGCTCCCTTCACGGCGTGCTACTTGGCGCCGCCGGCCGCGCCGCGGCGGATGCCCAGGCGGTCGACCAGCGCACGGAAGCGCTGGATGTCCTTCTTCGCCAGGTACTGCAGCAGGCGGCGGCGCTGGCCGACCAGAATGAGCAGACCGCGGCGGGAGTGGTGGTCGTGCTTGTGCGTCTTCAGGTGC
This window of the Streptomyces niveus genome carries:
- the rpsO gene encoding 30S ribosomal protein S15, whose protein sequence is MPLAAATKKQIMSEFATKEGDTGSPEVQVAMLSRRISDLTEHLKTHKHDHHSRRGLLILVGQRRRLLQYLAKKDIQRFRALVDRLGIRRGAAGGAK